AGATAGCGGATTAGAATATTTTAGGGAaccattttttttgtttatttccgTTGTTGCTAATTTCTATTCCAGTAAATTCTCATTCAGTTTATTctcatttatgtttatttgagaaatcaataaaagttgTTATTTCGGTTACTTGTTGGCGTCAATTTATTTTCGCACAAATTATTCAATGAATTCTATGTATCAgtttgtgcaacaaatatctTAGAAACTTGTACACTTGTAGGAGATGGCCGGAAGACCTCCCCGAAACAATCGCAACCCGCGATACGCAAACGTTAACAACCGCAACAACAATGATGAAGATCCGAATGCTGACGGCAATCCACCTCCCAGAGTGGGCCTGAGCCAAGTAGATTTAATGGCTATAGCCACCATAGTGGCAACAACTATCCAGGGTTTGGGAAACCCCAATGGTAACGGTAATCAGCAGCCACAACCACCACCGGCACAGAATGGGATCAAGTATCATTACGAGTCCCTTCGTAAGAACCGTTGCCCAGTGTTCAAGGGAGACGCCGACCCTGAGAGTAGCCAGACTTGGTTGAAAAGTGTGGAAACCCAACTGCGACTGCTAGAGATACCTGAGGCACTTAAAGTAGAGGTGATAGTGCCATTCCTGGAGGATAAGGCAAGCAAGTGGTGGGAAACCGTCTCACCTACCCTGACAGCCGCCGAAGCAATCACTTGGCAACAATTCAGAGATGTCTTTCTCAAACAGTACTTCCCAGCAGAAATCAGACTACAGAAATTGAGCGAATTTGAGAACTTCTCGCAAATTCCAGACATGTCAGTGGTAGATTACACCTCTCGATTCAATGACCTTGGAACTTATGCCCCGACAATCATGGCAGATGAAGTTCTAAAGATGCACAGGTACAAGAAGGGATTGAGCAGTCGTATCCAGGCATCCTTAGCAGTCTACCAACCTACAAGTTTTGCTGATTTAATGGGAGCAGCAATAAGAGCGGAGACAGACATCAAGCGGCGAGAGAACGAGAACAGGAATAAGCGACCTCTTACGGGACAGTCATCGCAAGGGAAACCACCATTCAAGAGACCAAATCAGTCCAATGGGTCATTCAAAGGTGCCTCGTCCCACCCAACTTACCAAGAACCAAAGATGTGTCCCAAATGTAATAACCGTCATTCTGGAGAATGCCATAGACAGACGGGAGCATGTTTCAATTGTGGGAAATTAGGGCATCGAATCGCTAATTGTCCCGAGCCATTGAAGAGAGGTACCAAGCCTAACGCTGACGCTAATCCCAACAAGCAAGGGAGAATAAGCCCAACGCTCGTGTGTTTGCAATAACCCAAGAAGAAGCAGATGATGCAaacgatgtcgtggcaggtactATTTTTGTCAATGAGATGCCAGCTTATGTGTTGTTTGACAGTGGTGCTACTCATTTATTCATATCTAAAAAATTCACTAAGAAACTAGGGCTTACACCTGAAATACTAGCCGAACCATTTAGAGTAGCAACTCCTACTAGTAAGACAATCGAAACACATAGAGTGCACCGGCAGTGTAAAATCTGTATCAATGAGCACCTATTCCAAGCAGCATTGATACAACTGAACATGGTGGAGTTCGATATCATCttaggaatggattggttagcaagAAACAATGCGATGGTAGATTGCAAGGAAAGAGTGTTAGGCTCCGAACCCCGAGCCAAAAAGAGGTCGTGTATCATGGCAAATCCAAGGAACGGAAGTCACTTCTTTCCGCATCCCAAGCATGGAAAGCCGTGAAATCTGGAGCAGATATCTATCTAGCAATGATTAACATAGTAAAGGAGGAGATTGAACTTAAACTAGAGGATATCCCTATCGTACGAgaattcccagacgtctttccggAAGAACTACCAGGGACAATCCCGGATCGTGAAATTGAGTTCGAAATCAACTTAGTGCCCGAAGCGGCACCCATCTCCAAGgcacc
This is a stretch of genomic DNA from Primulina eburnea isolate SZY01 chromosome 11, ASM2296580v1, whole genome shotgun sequence. It encodes these proteins:
- the LOC140805359 gene encoding LOW QUALITY PROTEIN: uncharacterized protein (The sequence of the model RefSeq protein was modified relative to this genomic sequence to represent the inferred CDS: inserted 1 base in 1 codon); its protein translation is MAGRPPRNNRNPRYANVNNRNNNDEDPNADGNPPPRVGLSQVDLMAIATIVATTIQGLGNPNGNGNQQPQPPPAQNGIKYHYESLRKNRCPVFKGDADPESSQTWLKSVETQLRLLEIPEALKVEVIVPFLEDKASKWWETVSPTLTAAEAITWQQFRDVFLKQYFPAEIRLQKLSEFENFSQIPDMSVVDYTSRFNDLGTYAPTIMADEVLKMHRYKKGLSSRIQASLAVYQPTSFADLMGAAIRAETDIKRRENENRNKRPLTGQSSQGKPPFKRPNQSNGSFKGASSHPTYQEPKMCPKCNNRHSGECHRQTGACFNCGKLGHRIANCPEPLKRGTKPNADANPNKQGRISPTLVIDTTEHGGVRYHLRNGLVSKKQCDGRLQGKSVRLRTPSQKEVVYHGKSKERKSLLSASQAWKAVKSGADIYLAMINIVKEEIELKLEDIPIVREFPDVFPEELPGTIPDREIEFEINLVPEAAPISKAPYRMAPAELKELKEQLQELLDKKQIRPSASPWGAPLKGATVFSKLDLRTGYHQLKVRAEDIPKTAFRTRYGHYEFTVMPFGLTNAPAAFMDLMNRVFKPFLDRFIVVFIDDILVYSPSKEDHEEHLRLTLQTLREKELYAKFKKCEFWLNSVSFLXHVISEAGVSVDPKKVESILDWPKPRNATDIRSFLGLAGYYRKFVEGFSSIAIPLTRLTQKNSKFIWDDNCEKSFQTLKEKLASTPVLVLPTEDKDFTIYSDASKEGLGCVLMQEGRVIAYASRQLKPHERNYPTHDLELAAVVFALKIWRHYLYGSKCEIFTDHQSLKYLFTQKELNMRQRRWIELLKDYDLTISYHPGKANKVADALSWRNMSKGTLAAISIQPCLREFVKLNQDRDPVLVKLKEQAKEAKSQDTQVDDKGVLWMKGRLSKQSTKNLEDFFNL